One window of the Marinilactibacillus sp. Marseille-P9653 genome contains the following:
- a CDS encoding CCA tRNA nucleotidyltransferase, which yields MQNKLVLTEVFTNALPVLEVLEQAGFEAYFVGGSVRDAMLGKDVNDVDIATSAFPNEIQDLFKKTIDVGIEHGTVMVLWEKETYEITTFRTESTYQDFRRPDSVTFVRSLAEDLKRRDFTINALAMDKDGYITDLFDGMDDLNQQVIRAVGIPDERFGEDALRMMRATRFSAQLGFDIEEETVLALKKNTALLEHIAIERIQVEFIKMCLGQFKQKGLAYFIESNLYEFCPGLKKEALRKFSAILPSLDNERQVWTSYLLLDEYDTNRLNAFMKSWKLSNKLIQQVMSLFRSVKFRMESSADVLYIYHLGKELALETENILSYLQYPADSEAVLSIYESLPIYSKQDLAVKGKDLLELTSAKAGKWLGDALNHIEEAVVLGKLNNSKQEIITWAKQHTLIPETDKH from the coding sequence ATGCAAAATAAACTGGTTTTAACAGAAGTTTTCACAAATGCATTACCCGTTTTGGAGGTCCTCGAGCAAGCTGGATTTGAAGCTTATTTTGTTGGCGGGAGTGTACGAGATGCTATGCTCGGTAAAGACGTTAATGATGTCGATATCGCTACAAGTGCATTTCCCAATGAAATCCAAGACTTGTTCAAGAAGACGATAGATGTGGGTATAGAGCATGGTACGGTCATGGTGCTATGGGAAAAAGAAACTTATGAAATCACGACATTTAGAACCGAATCAACTTACCAGGACTTTAGACGTCCAGATTCGGTTACTTTTGTGCGTTCTTTAGCAGAAGATTTGAAAAGAAGAGATTTTACCATCAACGCTTTGGCAATGGATAAAGACGGATATATCACTGATTTGTTTGATGGTATGGATGATCTGAATCAACAAGTCATTCGAGCAGTAGGGATACCTGATGAACGTTTTGGTGAAGATGCACTTAGAATGATGAGAGCGACAAGGTTTTCGGCTCAACTTGGATTTGATATTGAAGAAGAGACCGTGCTCGCATTGAAAAAAAATACTGCTTTACTTGAACATATTGCCATAGAACGGATCCAAGTAGAATTTATTAAGATGTGTCTTGGTCAATTCAAACAAAAAGGACTGGCATATTTTATTGAGTCAAACTTGTATGAATTTTGTCCCGGTCTAAAAAAAGAAGCTTTAAGAAAATTTTCTGCAATTTTGCCTTCACTAGACAATGAGAGACAAGTCTGGACTTCGTATCTTTTGCTAGACGAATATGATACGAATCGGCTTAATGCTTTTATGAAATCATGGAAACTATCAAATAAACTCATCCAGCAGGTAATGTCTTTATTCCGATCGGTAAAATTTAGAATGGAGTCTTCTGCGGACGTGCTCTATATTTATCATCTTGGGAAAGAATTAGCACTTGAAACAGAGAATATCCTCTCTTACTTGCAGTATCCAGCGGACTCAGAAGCTGTTCTCTCTATCTATGAGAGTTTACCAATTTATTCTAAGCAAGATCTGGCAGTAAAAGGAAAGGATCTTCTTGAGCTAACGAGTGCAAAAGCAGGTAAGTGGTTAGGTGATGCTTTGAACCATATCGAAGAAGCGGTTGTCCTTGGGAAACTGAATAATTCGAAACAAGAAATTATCACCTGGGCAAAACAGCATACGCTGATTCCAGAAACGGACAAACATTAA
- the pilM gene encoding type IV pilus biogenesis protein PilM, translating to MLFRKKQILYIQFKYKSIYYMIIDPQKNEIIEHDSLSLDIPVLIEGQLTNEMLVQKTLELFVREKKLRNTVVHFILPDHFSVIRKEQVPLQLEQKEIKEYLYLQLDSKIKLPFDSPVLDFQLLETLEDAQEILLVAYPEEYIQSFQKLFESVQLVPEIADLSYLSVYRLFKKDQSNEISPDEHLLLIQWHPYDSSLTVFHKDVPQFNRQTNFQRIAQSWEQDSLSKWEWTGSEEELEVAIENHIDTIERFLDFYKYSIMNGEKMVTRIILTGDFPEYELLYERISNRIDIRLSKIEVPSNFTRGFVPLIGLKYKDTIVTPKSKSINNHRKGLFNRPFKKTVEEIDAG from the coding sequence ATGCTATTTAGAAAAAAACAAATACTTTATATTCAATTTAAATATAAAAGTATCTATTATATGATCATTGATCCACAGAAAAATGAAATTATAGAACACGATTCGCTCTCACTCGATATTCCTGTATTGATTGAAGGACAACTGACAAATGAAATGCTGGTGCAAAAAACACTAGAATTGTTCGTGCGCGAAAAAAAACTAAGAAATACTGTGGTTCATTTCATTTTACCAGATCACTTTTCTGTCATACGTAAAGAACAAGTTCCCCTTCAACTGGAGCAAAAAGAAATCAAGGAATACTTGTATCTTCAACTAGACAGCAAGATTAAATTACCTTTTGATTCTCCGGTATTAGATTTTCAGTTGTTAGAAACTCTAGAAGATGCTCAAGAAATTCTCTTAGTTGCTTATCCAGAGGAATATATACAGTCTTTCCAGAAGTTGTTTGAATCCGTACAATTAGTTCCGGAAATTGCTGATCTTTCATATCTGAGTGTTTACCGTTTATTTAAAAAAGATCAATCTAACGAGATTTCTCCTGACGAGCATTTATTATTGATTCAATGGCATCCATATGATAGCTCACTAACTGTGTTCCATAAAGATGTTCCTCAATTCAATCGACAGACTAATTTCCAAAGAATAGCTCAAAGCTGGGAACAAGATAGTCTTTCTAAATGGGAATGGACTGGTTCTGAGGAAGAATTAGAGGTAGCTATTGAAAATCATATTGACACAATTGAACGTTTCTTGGATTTTTATAAGTATTCGATTATGAATGGAGAAAAGATGGTTACGCGTATTATACTTACTGGAGACTTCCCAGAGTACGAGCTTTTATATGAACGAATTAGTAATCGAATTGATATCCGGTTATCTAAAATAGAGGTACCTTCAAACTTCACAAGAGGGTTTGTACCGCTGATAGGACTGAAATATAAGGATACTATCGTAACACCAAAGTCTAAATCTATAAATAATCATAGAAAAGGACTATTTAATAGACCGTTTAAAAAAACCGTTGAGGAGATTGATGCAGGATGA
- a CDS encoding DnaD domain-containing protein, protein MKTLNEALMKKWLKSKNVSISTLLLENYKKIGLTNDQLVFLIQLKSFVDQGEGFPDVSLIAERMELTREAAFKEIHNLINKSVLSIETNTGQDGKSQDELSFDLLWEKLILLMKQDQERQEQETSGLTSKDLYNLFEQEFGRPLSPIEIQTLNMWIDEDHYDPELIQMALREAVLSQVYSLKYIDRILLSWEKKNIKNKDQVLKESQNHRNNQHKSNDSGQEKSSAKPVPMYDWLKEYKD, encoded by the coding sequence GTGAAAACGTTGAACGAAGCATTAATGAAAAAGTGGTTAAAGTCAAAAAACGTTTCGATTTCTACCCTTTTGCTTGAGAATTACAAGAAAATTGGATTAACAAATGACCAACTCGTTTTCCTAATACAATTAAAATCTTTTGTAGATCAAGGAGAAGGATTTCCTGATGTCTCTTTAATTGCAGAACGGATGGAGCTGACACGAGAGGCTGCTTTCAAAGAAATTCATAACTTGATCAATAAGAGTGTATTATCTATTGAAACCAATACTGGTCAAGATGGCAAGAGTCAAGATGAACTGTCATTTGATCTCCTATGGGAAAAGTTGATCTTGCTTATGAAACAAGATCAGGAGCGACAGGAACAAGAAACCTCTGGGCTGACTTCAAAGGATTTATATAATTTATTTGAACAAGAATTCGGTAGACCGTTATCTCCAATTGAAATTCAAACGTTAAATATGTGGATCGATGAAGACCATTACGATCCTGAACTCATTCAAATGGCTTTAAGAGAAGCGGTATTGAGCCAGGTTTATAGCCTGAAATATATTGATCGTATCTTATTGAGCTGGGAAAAGAAAAATATTAAGAATAAAGACCAAGTTCTTAAAGAATCTCAGAATCACAGAAATAACCAACATAAATCAAATGATTCTGGTCAAGAGAAATCCTCTGCTAAGCCGGTTCCCATGTATGACTGGCTCAAAGAATACAAAGATTAA
- the asnS gene encoding asparagine--tRNA ligase, which translates to MKKIRIIEASKHIGEKVTIGAWIANKRSSGKIAFLQLRDGSAYFQGVVIKSDVEETVFEQAKNLTQETSVWITGTIQEDTRSKFGYEIHVDGIEVISESKDYPITPKEHGTEFLMDHRHLWLRSSKQHAIMQIRNEVIRATYEFFNKEGFLKVDPPILTGNAAEDTTELFHTKYFEYDAFLSQSGQLYMEAAAMALGKVFSFGPTFRAEKSKTRRHLIEFWMIEPEMAFMDQDQSLEIQEQYVAYLVQSVLDNCDMALDVLDRDKDLLKKYTSLPYPRISYDEAVELLQKNDFDTTWGEDFGSPEETFIATQYNQPVFILNYPKAIKPFYMKPHPDREDIVLCADMIAPEGYGEIIGGSQREDNYEALEKELEKHNLAIKDYEWYLELRKYGSVPHSGFGLGLERVITWLSGTEHIRESIPFPRLLNRIYP; encoded by the coding sequence TTGAAAAAAATCAGAATCATAGAAGCATCTAAGCATATCGGTGAAAAAGTAACCATAGGAGCTTGGATCGCAAATAAAAGATCAAGTGGGAAAATTGCCTTCCTACAACTAAGAGATGGATCTGCTTATTTTCAAGGTGTTGTCATCAAGAGTGATGTAGAAGAAACGGTTTTTGAACAGGCTAAAAACCTAACACAAGAAACTTCAGTTTGGATCACGGGTACGATTCAAGAAGATACACGTTCTAAATTTGGTTATGAAATTCATGTTGACGGTATCGAAGTCATTAGTGAATCCAAAGACTATCCTATTACACCGAAAGAACATGGGACAGAATTCTTAATGGATCATCGTCACTTATGGTTACGTTCTTCTAAACAGCATGCAATCATGCAAATTCGTAACGAAGTGATTAGGGCTACTTATGAATTCTTCAATAAAGAAGGTTTCTTAAAAGTCGATCCTCCTATCTTAACCGGTAATGCAGCAGAAGATACGACTGAGTTATTCCATACGAAATATTTTGAATATGATGCTTTCTTGTCTCAAAGTGGTCAACTTTACATGGAAGCCGCTGCGATGGCATTAGGAAAAGTATTTTCATTTGGACCGACTTTTAGAGCTGAAAAATCTAAAACAAGACGCCATTTAATTGAATTTTGGATGATCGAACCTGAGATGGCTTTTATGGATCAGGATCAATCTTTGGAAATTCAAGAACAATATGTTGCTTACCTAGTACAAAGTGTTCTAGATAACTGTGATATGGCACTTGACGTATTAGATCGCGATAAAGACTTATTAAAAAAATACACTAGTTTACCTTATCCTCGTATTTCATATGATGAAGCGGTTGAATTGCTTCAGAAAAATGATTTTGATACGACTTGGGGTGAAGATTTTGGATCACCAGAAGAAACATTTATTGCAACCCAGTACAATCAACCTGTATTCATTTTGAATTATCCAAAAGCAATTAAACCTTTTTATATGAAACCACATCCAGATCGTGAAGATATCGTTCTTTGTGCGGATATGATCGCTCCAGAAGGTTACGGAGAAATCATCGGTGGTAGTCAGCGTGAAGATAACTACGAGGCGTTAGAAAAAGAACTTGAGAAACACAACCTAGCCATTAAAGATTACGAATGGTATCTTGAGTTGCGTAAATATGGTAGTGTACCGCATTCAGGATTCGGATTAGGTCTTGAACGTGTGATCACTTGGTTATCAGGAACAGAGCACATTAGAGAATCGATTCCATTCCCACGTTTGTTGAATAGAATCTACCCGTAA
- a CDS encoding ReoY family proteolytic degradation factor has product MNNRVQLNDKKQFLKWFLQRHQMKRRESMWILNYLLNHDIVLNKAKFVERAEKTPRGIKMAAVGSENEAFKFYKDGHSFDNPEQAFHEVRLNWHTDLYIELLFSDAWMSAEYLAVLEDNPFSSWNDSISNDLSLEVNEAIDYFQLSEKRNDLIHHIDIALENDEKEQFLMLTRELKEIEEKLSNELPY; this is encoded by the coding sequence TTGAATAATCGAGTACAGTTAAATGATAAAAAACAATTTTTGAAATGGTTCTTACAGAGACACCAAATGAAGCGCAGAGAATCTATGTGGATATTAAATTATTTATTGAATCATGATATTGTGTTAAACAAAGCAAAATTTGTCGAACGTGCTGAAAAGACACCTCGTGGGATTAAAATGGCAGCTGTCGGATCAGAAAATGAAGCGTTCAAATTCTATAAAGACGGTCATTCGTTTGATAACCCAGAACAAGCTTTTCACGAAGTGAGATTGAACTGGCATACAGATCTTTATATCGAATTATTGTTTTCAGATGCATGGATGTCTGCTGAGTATCTAGCTGTATTAGAAGATAATCCTTTTTCTAGCTGGAACGATTCCATTTCAAATGACCTTAGTCTTGAAGTTAACGAAGCAATCGACTATTTTCAATTAAGTGAGAAGCGAAATGATCTCATTCATCATATTGATATCGCACTTGAAAATGATGAAAAAGAACAATTCTTGATGTTAACAAGAGAACTTAAAGAAATAGAAGAAAAGTTAAGCAACGAATTACCGTATTGA
- a CDS encoding nucleotide pyrophosphohydrolase yields the protein MQKEVDDYINQFKAGYFSPLGQLARLTEEVGELAREISHHYGEKQKKPEEADKKLEEELGDVLFVIITLANSLEIDLSEAFALTMNKFNTRDRDRFERIDDESI from the coding sequence ATGCAAAAAGAAGTAGATGATTACATAAATCAATTCAAGGCGGGATACTTTTCACCGCTGGGCCAGCTAGCAAGACTTACAGAAGAAGTAGGAGAATTAGCTAGAGAGATCAGTCATCATTATGGAGAAAAGCAGAAAAAGCCAGAAGAAGCAGACAAGAAGCTGGAAGAAGAACTTGGTGATGTTTTGTTTGTCATCATTACTTTGGCAAATTCTCTTGAGATTGATCTTTCAGAAGCTTTCGCGCTGACGATGAATAAATTCAACACCCGAGATCGTGATCGTTTTGAACGAATCGATGACGAATCGATTTAG
- a CDS encoding tetratricopeptide repeat protein, which translates to MSYSQKMIDALQNEQLEKANQHLEQALKSDSIDDLYQLADSLYQLGFLEETKRVLHFLLDQSNDDEIKVNLAEIAIEEGKELEAIEWLQAVEKTSEVYPQALLVSADYYQVLDLPEVSEQKLLEAQSILENEPVILFALAELHFTMGKHAQAIREYEQLLTDGEDTFAGVYLVTRLGSAYSALGDWENAIGYLEEAVEVDDQIDTLFQLGFTYFQIKEFQRSNETFHKVKEMDHSYTSVYPYLAKGLDEENQIEKAAEVVREGLLQDKTNYQLYLIGADIEIKRSNSDKAEEYYKLAMELDPENEAISLQYTNFLNHQERYDETVEWIQQALTELDADPQFYWNLATAQDALEEFEAAGRAFEKAYPYFDSNAEFMKQYFFFLREEGRLAESRNVGTKYLELQSDDLEIQEILNNEQTDTE; encoded by the coding sequence ATGTCTTACTCTCAAAAAATGATTGATGCTTTACAGAACGAACAACTAGAAAAAGCAAATCAGCATCTTGAACAGGCACTCAAGAGTGACTCAATTGATGATCTTTATCAACTGGCAGATTCTCTATATCAATTAGGATTCTTAGAAGAAACAAAAAGAGTCTTACATTTTCTACTTGATCAGTCAAATGACGATGAAATTAAAGTGAATCTAGCAGAAATCGCAATTGAAGAAGGTAAGGAACTTGAAGCCATTGAATGGCTTCAAGCTGTAGAGAAAACGAGCGAGGTTTATCCTCAAGCTTTACTTGTATCTGCTGATTACTATCAAGTACTAGACTTGCCAGAAGTTTCTGAACAAAAACTACTAGAAGCTCAGTCCATTTTAGAAAATGAACCCGTTATTCTATTTGCTTTAGCAGAACTGCATTTCACAATGGGTAAACATGCCCAAGCGATTAGAGAATACGAGCAGTTACTGACAGATGGGGAAGATACCTTTGCTGGCGTTTATCTAGTAACGCGACTAGGGAGTGCTTATAGTGCGTTAGGTGACTGGGAGAATGCAATTGGGTATCTTGAGGAAGCTGTTGAAGTCGACGATCAAATCGATACGTTGTTCCAATTAGGATTCACCTATTTCCAGATCAAAGAATTTCAGCGATCCAATGAAACTTTCCATAAAGTAAAAGAAATGGATCATTCTTATACATCGGTGTATCCTTATCTTGCTAAAGGATTGGATGAAGAGAATCAAATCGAAAAAGCTGCTGAGGTTGTGCGCGAAGGATTGCTTCAAGATAAAACCAATTATCAACTCTATCTAATCGGTGCTGATATCGAGATCAAGCGAAGCAATAGTGATAAAGCTGAAGAATACTATAAGCTAGCGATGGAATTGGATCCAGAAAATGAAGCCATTTCCTTACAATATACGAATTTCTTGAATCATCAGGAAAGATATGATGAAACGGTTGAGTGGATTCAGCAAGCCTTAACAGAATTAGATGCGGATCCGCAATTTTACTGGAATTTAGCGACTGCTCAAGATGCACTGGAAGAATTTGAAGCTGCTGGAAGAGCGTTTGAAAAAGCTTATCCTTATTTTGATTCAAATGCTGAATTTATGAAGCAGTATTTCTTCTTTTTAAGAGAAGAAGGACGTTTAGCGGAATCCCGTAACGTAGGTACGAAGTATCTTGAACTCCAAAGTGACGATTTAGAAATTCAAGAAATCTTAAACAATGAACAGACAGATACTGAGTGA
- a CDS encoding helicase C-terminal domain-containing protein — protein MKKDQIYAIVDIESTGGSIGKDRMIQFACVLMKNGEIIETFDTFVNPLKSVPKRIQELTGIHPRELKTAPYFEDIALLLRNMLEETIFVAHNVGFDFQFLNEEFKRVGVSELTIPAIDTVQLSQILFPTSNSYALQEIVEWLGYDLDRPHNALFDAEATGFLLNQIDSKLRTLPLTTVEKLAELSVYCIAETRMFFEEALEEMKSQPTDLNQQLIVVEGIALQDPSISLNAYNYRTDKQYPASSLDKINLLDEQYSKRDVQEEMMDSVYHYLKNSSPESGLAIEAPPGTGKSLGYLLPASFEASPEAPILISTKTTVLQRQMIEESLTYLERLVPFELAIASVKGKHNYLSLANFDYKLSVINKEDIETLFSMRVLVWLTETVTGDIDEIGAGGHSSHDFWSEVRIGKSELSKDRMEKWVPYDFFLRAEKRLKQASIIVTNHAFLVQDWKKEQPLFSNVNKLIIDEAHFFPDVIQDAANTSISAASFATHLKKLGSQDREQSIMAMLYDLVTRDVIKDYQVRAIESNRQLFESEWNDFIDQWISQLSIPIEPKQSIVKWKEHSIQLSNLTISLKRQLKELTRLIYEIVYVGNHIYQSSELDAKNLTATEKFNLGIFKEVLDTISTDAHRLKTVFNQNDHADYSWVSYYSKHPEKTLRFHRASFEVKEALQKQLERYTHAIYTSSSLSYDGSIHFFQKQIAAKNLEFIELSSPYHYNEQVRVYVPEQSKSFSDYTKEDFLKYLIDSIEQSVKQTSENALILFKSNDSLQQVYRGLQNKKSLEKKLILAQNLSGTKSKLIKQFKKSKNAILLGADTFWEGVDLPGETLKIVIITKLPFDSPDQPSVKLRLKKLTDQNQNAFVQDMLPRAVMRLKQGFGRLIRSESDKGVLIVLDYRFLHSSYAKVLRQALPKEVEIEKIDLSQMAEKVEDFLGK, from the coding sequence ATGAAGAAAGATCAAATTTATGCAATTGTAGATATCGAATCAACCGGTGGAAGTATTGGTAAAGATCGGATGATTCAATTTGCTTGTGTACTGATGAAAAATGGAGAGATCATTGAAACTTTTGACACTTTCGTAAATCCTCTTAAAAGCGTCCCTAAGCGTATCCAGGAATTAACAGGCATTCATCCTAGAGAGTTGAAAACAGCGCCTTATTTCGAAGATATTGCCCTTTTACTTCGTAATATGTTGGAAGAAACGATATTTGTTGCACATAATGTTGGGTTCGACTTTCAGTTTTTAAATGAAGAATTTAAAAGAGTTGGGGTTTCTGAACTAACAATTCCTGCAATAGATACGGTGCAACTTTCTCAAATTCTTTTTCCAACGTCAAACAGTTATGCGCTTCAAGAAATTGTTGAATGGCTTGGCTATGATCTAGATCGTCCGCACAATGCGCTTTTTGATGCAGAAGCAACAGGTTTTTTGCTGAACCAGATAGACTCAAAACTCCGAACGCTTCCACTTACAACGGTGGAGAAACTAGCGGAACTTTCCGTATACTGTATCGCAGAAACTCGTATGTTTTTTGAAGAGGCTTTAGAAGAAATGAAGTCACAACCGACAGATTTAAATCAGCAATTAATTGTCGTTGAAGGTATTGCGCTTCAAGATCCTTCAATTTCATTAAACGCGTATAACTATAGAACTGATAAGCAGTATCCTGCTTCTTCACTAGACAAAATCAATTTATTGGATGAACAATATTCTAAAAGAGACGTTCAAGAAGAAATGATGGATAGTGTTTACCATTATTTAAAAAATTCTTCTCCAGAGTCTGGTCTGGCGATTGAAGCCCCTCCTGGTACTGGGAAATCACTTGGATACCTGCTACCGGCCAGTTTTGAAGCAAGTCCAGAAGCCCCTATTTTAATTAGCACTAAAACAACGGTGTTACAGCGTCAGATGATTGAAGAGAGCCTTACTTACCTAGAAAGACTCGTACCATTTGAATTAGCGATTGCTTCAGTAAAGGGGAAACACAATTATCTTTCCTTGGCGAATTTCGACTATAAGTTAAGCGTGATTAATAAAGAAGACATTGAAACGCTTTTCAGTATGCGTGTTCTGGTCTGGTTGACTGAAACAGTCACTGGAGATATCGATGAAATTGGTGCTGGTGGGCACAGTAGCCATGATTTTTGGTCTGAGGTCCGTATAGGTAAATCTGAACTTTCAAAAGATCGAATGGAAAAGTGGGTACCTTATGACTTTTTCCTACGTGCAGAAAAAAGACTCAAACAAGCTTCTATTATCGTTACGAATCATGCTTTCCTCGTTCAGGACTGGAAAAAAGAGCAACCATTGTTTTCTAATGTCAACAAGCTCATTATCGATGAAGCGCATTTCTTTCCTGACGTTATTCAAGACGCAGCTAATACCTCCATATCAGCTGCATCATTCGCTACGCATCTAAAAAAATTAGGTAGTCAAGATAGAGAGCAATCGATTATGGCTATGCTTTATGATCTAGTGACTAGAGATGTGATCAAAGATTATCAAGTACGGGCGATTGAATCTAATCGGCAGTTATTTGAATCTGAATGGAATGACTTTATAGATCAATGGATCAGTCAATTGTCGATACCTATTGAACCGAAACAATCTATCGTTAAATGGAAAGAACACTCTATTCAGCTTTCGAACTTAACGATTTCTTTGAAGCGCCAACTTAAAGAACTGACGAGATTGATATACGAAATCGTCTATGTAGGAAATCACATTTATCAGAGCAGTGAATTAGACGCCAAAAATCTGACCGCTACTGAAAAGTTCAATCTAGGTATTTTTAAAGAGGTTCTTGATACAATTTCTACTGATGCTCATCGCCTAAAAACGGTGTTCAATCAGAATGATCATGCAGATTATTCTTGGGTTTCCTATTACTCTAAACATCCAGAAAAAACATTGAGATTTCATCGAGCGAGTTTTGAAGTAAAAGAAGCACTGCAAAAACAATTAGAGCGTTACACTCATGCAATCTACACAAGTAGTTCACTGTCTTATGATGGATCGATTCATTTCTTTCAAAAGCAAATTGCTGCCAAAAATCTGGAATTTATCGAACTTTCTTCTCCATATCACTATAACGAACAGGTTAGAGTTTACGTACCTGAACAATCAAAATCTTTTTCTGATTATACAAAAGAAGACTTTTTGAAGTATCTGATCGATTCAATCGAGCAGTCAGTTAAACAAACTTCAGAAAATGCTTTGATCCTTTTTAAGTCAAATGATTCTTTACAACAAGTATATAGAGGATTACAGAACAAGAAATCGCTCGAAAAGAAATTGATATTAGCTCAAAATTTATCTGGAACGAAGTCAAAGCTAATCAAGCAATTCAAGAAAAGTAAAAATGCCATTTTACTTGGTGCAGATACGTTCTGGGAAGGTGTTGATCTTCCTGGTGAAACGTTAAAAATTGTAATTATTACGAAACTACCTTTTGATTCACCCGACCAACCCTCCGTTAAGTTAAGGCTGAAAAAACTAACAGATCAGAATCAAAATGCTTTTGTTCAAGACATGTTACCTCGAGCGGTTATGAGGTTGAAACAAGGTTTTGGACGGCTAATTCGATCTGAGAGTGATAAAGGTGTATTGATTGTTTTGGACTATCGCTTTCTTCATTCAAGTTATGCGAAGGTTTTAAGACAAGCGTTGCCTAAGGAAGTTGAAATCGAAAAAATAGACTTATCTCAGATGGCTGAAAAAGTAGAAGACTTTTTAGGAAAATAG
- a CDS encoding DUF5590 domain-containing protein, translating to MKKFFIGLSVFLIVLIIGSVVIYRRSVALYNDTEEQAIEYAIANSEIVSATDFYWYNDTETTFTVVGETGEGESLVVFTNQETQETTTLNVSDIIPKQQAVQMTREARQPKKILNARMGIDNQRPVWEISYRNQNGRLGYYILSLEDGEWIRTIDNI from the coding sequence GTGAAAAAATTCTTTATAGGACTTTCTGTTTTTCTAATTGTGCTCATTATTGGTTCAGTTGTTATATACAGACGATCTGTTGCGCTATACAACGATACTGAAGAACAAGCTATTGAGTATGCCATAGCTAACTCTGAAATCGTTTCAGCTACAGACTTTTACTGGTATAACGATACAGAAACAACCTTTACTGTCGTAGGTGAAACAGGAGAAGGCGAGTCTCTTGTCGTGTTTACAAATCAGGAAACTCAGGAAACAACAACTCTGAATGTTTCAGATATAATTCCTAAACAGCAAGCTGTTCAAATGACTCGTGAAGCTAGACAGCCTAAGAAGATACTAAACGCTCGAATGGGTATAGATAATCAGAGACCCGTATGGGAAATCAGTTACCGTAACCAAAATGGACGATTAGGGTATTATATCCTTTCGCTGGAAGATGGCGAATGGATCCGCACAATCGATAATATTTAA